The Diaphorobacter ruginosibacter genome contains a region encoding:
- a CDS encoding NADH-quinone oxidoreductase subunit M has protein sequence MGLLSLAIWAPIAFGVLLLFFGRDSQAPMVRWIALIGALVGLAVTLPMFTGFDNTTAAAQFVEKAMWIERFNVHYHLGVDGLSFWFVPLTAFITVIVVIASWENITERVNQYFASFLILSGIMIGVFTALDGILFYVFFEATLIPMYLIIGIWGGPNRIYAAFKFFLYTLFGSLLMLIALIYLYNASGGSFDIATWHALPLSATAQALLFFAFLAAFAVKVPMFPVHTWLPDVHVEAPTGGSAVLAAIMLKLGAYGFLRFSLPIAPDAAHRFAPLMITLSLIAVIYVGVVALVQKDMKKLVAYSSVAHMGFVTLGFFIFNNLGISGALVQMIAHGFVSGAMFLCIGVLYDRVHSREIASYGGVVNTMPKFAAFALLFAMANCGLPATAGFVGEWMVILGAVQFNFWIGLGAATALIFGAAYTLWMYKRVYLGPVANDHVAELKDIGCREFLVLAILAIAVLYMGLYPKPFTDVMDVSVAELIKHVAQSKLN, from the coding sequence ATGGGATTGTTGAGTCTTGCAATCTGGGCACCGATCGCCTTTGGCGTTCTGCTCCTTTTCTTCGGGCGTGACAGCCAGGCACCCATGGTGCGCTGGATCGCGCTGATCGGTGCGCTGGTCGGGCTGGCGGTCACGCTGCCCATGTTCACTGGCTTCGACAACACGACTGCCGCTGCGCAGTTCGTCGAGAAGGCCATGTGGATCGAGCGCTTCAATGTGCACTACCACCTGGGCGTTGATGGCCTGAGCTTCTGGTTCGTGCCGCTGACCGCCTTCATCACGGTGATCGTGGTGATCGCCTCGTGGGAGAACATCACCGAGCGCGTCAACCAGTACTTCGCTTCGTTCCTGATCCTCTCGGGCATCATGATCGGCGTGTTCACGGCACTGGACGGCATTCTGTTCTACGTGTTCTTCGAAGCCACGCTGATCCCGATGTACCTGATCATCGGTATCTGGGGCGGCCCGAACCGCATCTACGCGGCGTTCAAGTTCTTCCTGTACACGCTGTTCGGCTCGCTCTTGATGCTGATCGCGCTGATCTACCTGTACAACGCCTCGGGCGGCAGCTTCGACATCGCCACATGGCATGCCCTGCCGCTGTCGGCAACGGCCCAGGCCCTGCTGTTCTTCGCGTTCCTGGCCGCCTTTGCGGTGAAGGTGCCGATGTTCCCGGTGCACACCTGGCTGCCGGACGTGCACGTGGAAGCGCCCACCGGCGGTTCCGCCGTGCTGGCCGCGATCATGCTGAAGCTCGGTGCCTACGGCTTCCTGCGCTTCTCGCTGCCGATCGCCCCCGATGCGGCACACCGGTTCGCTCCGCTGATGATCACGCTGTCGCTGATCGCCGTGATCTACGTGGGCGTGGTGGCCCTGGTGCAGAAGGACATGAAGAAGCTGGTGGCTTACTCGTCCGTCGCGCACATGGGCTTCGTGACGCTGGGCTTCTTCATCTTCAACAACCTGGGCATCTCCGGTGCCCTGGTGCAGATGATTGCCCACGGCTTTGTCTCGGGCGCGATGTTCCTCTGCATCGGCGTGCTGTACGACCGCGTTCACTCGCGTGAAATCGCCTCCTACGGCGGCGTGGTCAACACCATGCCCAAGTTTGCGGCCTTCGCTCTGCTGTTCGCGATGGCCAACTGCGGCCTGCCCGCAACGGCCGGCTTCGTGGGCGAATGGATGGTGATCCTGGGTGCCGTGCAGTTCAACTTCTGGATTGGCCTTGGCGCTGCCACGGCCCTGATCTTCGGCGCTGCCTACACACTGTGGATGTACAAGCGCGTCTACCTGGGTCCCGTCGCCAACGACCATGTGGCCGAACTCAAGGACATCGGTTGCCGCGAGTTCCTGGTGCTGGCGATTCTGGCGATTGCCGTGCTCTACATGGGCCTGTATCCGAAGCCATTCACCGATGTGATGGATGTTTCGGTTGCCGAGCTGATCAAGCATGTGGCGCAGTCGAAACTGAACTGA